In the Streptomyces sp. f51 genome, one interval contains:
- a CDS encoding extracellular solute-binding protein translates to MTPNSVTSAPSRRRFLASTAVAAAAVAGGTPLLAACGGGNDGGKDGTTSGKDARKILPAFVASSVVTPDLPSKNGSAAGFTRAIDLGALKTSVPKKLGSGGDLKIMSPFWGTPPRGDNAYYTAMNEAIGISASWQNQDGNTYDEKLGAILASSDIPDVVVVPGWNLNGRIPSAIDAKFADLGPYLSGDKVKDYPNLAAVPTDAWQRSIFGGRLRAIPMPASYVTNIAPFYRKDVFAKKGYTLPKSPDEFLAWAKEATDARAKVWACDDLKWTAFNIYGVLNGSDKALWWDLRDGKLVNRIETDEYLEALEWTRKLYAAGVVHPDARAVKGDASNRFTAGQSLVFNGDLSYWYGSTAEQRTQKTDFEMGAFDIFGPDGGDPTLWATQPAGIFTFVSRKASERQIKDFLALADFCAAPYGTKEYMLTVYGVEGTDYTVKNGLPTKTAKGTNEVNGAYDYTGDPAAYLAHPDLPEIARLQVEWQQRMGAFTRKSSFYGLTITEPNRWTNLANDFEQLEDDIVRGRKKTGDMQQAVADWKRKGGDDLRAWYGKLLDDNGSAAK, encoded by the coding sequence ATGACGCCGAACTCCGTCACATCCGCCCCCAGCCGGAGAAGATTCCTCGCCTCCACGGCCGTCGCAGCGGCCGCCGTGGCCGGCGGAACGCCTCTGCTCGCCGCCTGCGGCGGCGGCAACGACGGTGGCAAGGACGGCACCACCTCGGGGAAGGACGCCAGGAAGATCCTTCCGGCGTTCGTGGCGTCGAGCGTCGTCACGCCCGACCTACCGTCGAAGAACGGATCGGCGGCGGGGTTCACCCGCGCCATCGACCTGGGCGCGCTGAAGACGTCCGTCCCGAAGAAACTGGGCAGCGGCGGCGACCTGAAGATCATGTCGCCGTTCTGGGGCACCCCGCCGAGGGGCGACAACGCCTACTACACGGCCATGAACGAGGCCATCGGCATCAGCGCGTCCTGGCAGAACCAGGACGGCAACACCTACGACGAGAAGCTGGGCGCGATCCTGGCCTCCAGCGACATCCCGGACGTGGTGGTCGTCCCCGGCTGGAACCTGAACGGCAGGATCCCGAGCGCGATCGACGCCAAGTTCGCCGACCTCGGCCCGTATCTGTCGGGCGACAAGGTCAAGGACTACCCGAACCTCGCGGCCGTCCCCACCGACGCCTGGCAGCGTTCCATCTTCGGCGGCCGGCTGCGCGCGATCCCGATGCCCGCCTCGTACGTCACCAACATCGCGCCCTTCTACCGCAAGGACGTCTTCGCCAAGAAGGGCTACACCCTCCCCAAGTCGCCCGACGAGTTCCTGGCCTGGGCGAAGGAGGCCACCGACGCCCGGGCGAAGGTCTGGGCCTGCGACGACCTCAAGTGGACGGCCTTCAACATCTACGGCGTCCTCAACGGCAGCGACAAGGCCCTGTGGTGGGACCTGAGGGACGGCAAACTCGTCAACCGGATCGAGACCGACGAATACCTCGAAGCCCTGGAATGGACGCGCAAGCTGTACGCGGCGGGCGTGGTCCACCCCGACGCCAGGGCCGTCAAGGGCGACGCGTCCAACCGCTTCACCGCGGGCCAGTCCCTCGTGTTCAACGGCGACCTGTCCTACTGGTACGGCTCGACGGCCGAACAGCGCACCCAGAAGACCGACTTCGAGATGGGGGCCTTCGACATCTTCGGCCCCGACGGCGGCGACCCCACGCTCTGGGCCACCCAGCCCGCCGGCATCTTCACCTTCGTCAGCCGGAAGGCGTCCGAGCGGCAGATCAAGGACTTCCTCGCGCTCGCCGACTTCTGCGCGGCCCCGTACGGCACCAAGGAGTACATGCTCACGGTGTACGGAGTCGAGGGCACCGACTACACCGTCAAGAACGGCCTGCCCACCAAGACCGCCAAGGGCACCAACGAGGTCAACGGCGCCTACGACTACACCGGCGACCCGGCCGCCTACCTCGCCCACCCCGATCTGCCGGAGATCGCCAGGCTCCAGGTCGAATGGCAGCAGCGCATGGGCGCCTTCACCAGGAAGTCCTCCTTCTACGGCCTGACCATCACCGAACCCAACCGGTGGACCAACCTCGCCAACGACTTCGAACAGCTGGAGGACGACATCGTCCGCGGCCGCAAGAAGACCGGCGACATGCAGCAGGCCGTCGCGGACTGGAAGCGCAAGGGCGGCGACGACCTGCGCGCCTGGTACGGGAAGCTGCTCGACGACAACGGCTCCGCGGCCAAGTGA
- a CDS encoding ABC transporter permease subunit codes for MTEESAGQREGKPAFRLRLRRDRTLILMTLPAIALLLVFTYLPVLGNVVAFQDYDPYLGDNGFSAMFLSPWTGLENFRRIFADPGFWHAVQNTFVLFLLQLVLYFPIPVALALLINSVVRPRVRAVAQAVMYLPHFFSWVLVVTVFQQILGGAGIIAQTLRRHGHQGIDLMTDPGIFKFLVTAEGVWKDAGWGIIVFLAALSSVPPDLYEAAAMDGAGRRRRMWHITLPALRPVIALLLVLRVGDALTVGFEQLLLQRDAVGPGASEVLDTYVWWNGIRNQDFGYAAAAGLIKGVIGLGLVLTANKVAHLMGEQGVYEK; via the coding sequence GTGACCGAGGAGAGCGCCGGACAGCGCGAGGGGAAACCGGCCTTCCGGCTGCGGCTGCGACGCGACCGCACCCTGATCCTGATGACCCTGCCCGCGATCGCGCTGCTGCTCGTCTTCACCTACCTCCCCGTGCTGGGCAACGTCGTCGCCTTCCAGGACTACGACCCCTACCTCGGCGACAACGGCTTCTCCGCGATGTTCCTGAGCCCCTGGACCGGTCTGGAGAACTTCCGGCGGATCTTCGCTGACCCGGGGTTCTGGCACGCGGTGCAGAACACCTTCGTCCTGTTCCTCCTCCAGCTCGTGCTGTACTTCCCGATCCCGGTCGCCCTCGCGCTGCTCATCAACAGCGTGGTCAGGCCCCGGGTCCGGGCCGTCGCCCAGGCGGTCATGTACCTCCCGCACTTCTTCTCCTGGGTCCTCGTCGTCACCGTCTTCCAGCAGATCCTCGGCGGGGCGGGCATCATCGCCCAGACCCTGCGCCGGCACGGCCACCAGGGCATCGACCTGATGACCGACCCCGGGATCTTCAAGTTCCTGGTGACCGCCGAGGGCGTCTGGAAGGACGCGGGCTGGGGCATCATCGTCTTCCTCGCCGCCCTGTCGTCCGTACCGCCCGACCTGTACGAGGCCGCAGCCATGGACGGAGCCGGGCGCCGGCGGCGGATGTGGCACATCACCCTGCCCGCGCTGCGCCCGGTGATCGCCCTGCTCCTGGTGCTGCGCGTGGGCGACGCGCTCACCGTCGGCTTCGAGCAGCTCCTGCTCCAGCGCGACGCCGTGGGCCCCGGAGCCTCCGAGGTCCTGGACACCTACGTGTGGTGGAACGGCATCCGCAACCAGGACTTCGGCTACGCGGCCGCGGCCGGACTGATCAAGGGCGTGATCGGCCTGGGGCTCGTCCTGACCGCCAACAAGGTCGCCCACCTCATGGGCGAGCAGGGGGTGTACGAGAAATGA
- a CDS encoding carbohydrate ABC transporter permease, translating to MTAATRDPWDRAGRWAAPPRPAWEEEPSKAGLAGKGLVLVLAACAILFPLWIVVVTSLQSKRTIDAAGGLVVVPRGVSLVAYRELLTGGQVQRAALVSLGVTLTGTLFSMAVSVLCAYGLSRAGSLGHRGLLMLLLATMFFGAGLIPTYLLVQALGLTDTYLALILPSAVSVFNILVLRAFFMGISPELVDSARIDGAGDWRILWQIVMPLSRPVLAVISLFYAVGYWSAWFNASIYLTDQDMMPLQNVMIQLVQKQERPVGLATQINTGQLSPLAVQMAVMVMALLPVAVLSPFVQRHFKKGMLTGAVKG from the coding sequence ATGACCGCTGCGACCAGGGACCCGTGGGACAGGGCCGGCCGCTGGGCCGCGCCGCCCCGGCCGGCCTGGGAGGAGGAACCGTCGAAGGCCGGCCTCGCGGGCAAGGGACTCGTCCTGGTCCTGGCGGCCTGCGCGATCCTCTTCCCGCTCTGGATCGTCGTCGTCACCAGCCTCCAGTCGAAGCGGACCATCGACGCGGCGGGCGGCCTGGTCGTCGTCCCCCGGGGCGTCAGCCTCGTCGCCTACAGGGAACTGCTCACCGGCGGCCAGGTGCAGCGCGCCGCGCTCGTCAGCCTCGGCGTGACCCTGACCGGCACCCTGTTCAGCATGGCGGTCTCCGTCCTGTGCGCCTACGGTCTCTCGCGCGCCGGATCGCTGGGCCACCGCGGGCTCCTGATGCTGCTGCTCGCCACCATGTTCTTCGGCGCCGGGCTCATCCCCACCTATCTGCTGGTGCAGGCGCTCGGCCTCACCGACACCTATCTCGCGCTGATCCTGCCCAGCGCGGTGAGCGTCTTCAACATCCTGGTGCTGCGGGCGTTCTTCATGGGCATCTCACCCGAACTCGTCGACAGTGCCCGGATCGACGGCGCGGGCGACTGGCGCATCCTGTGGCAGATCGTGATGCCGCTCTCCCGGCCCGTCCTCGCGGTCATCTCGCTGTTCTACGCGGTCGGTTACTGGAGCGCCTGGTTCAACGCCTCCATCTACCTGACCGACCAGGACATGATGCCGCTCCAGAACGTCATGATCCAGCTGGTCCAGAAGCAGGAGCGCCCGGTCGGACTCGCCACCCAGATCAACACCGGCCAACTGTCGCCGCTCGCCGTCCAGATGGCCGTCATGGTGATGGCGTTGCTGCCCGTCGCGGTCCTCTCGCCCTTCGTCCAGCGGCACTTCAAGAAGGGCATGCTCACCGGCGCCGTGAAGGGCTGA
- a CDS encoding glycoside hydrolase N-terminal domain-containing protein — protein sequence MTDEDRPRTRADRSGRGGGRYSGPVHGTWEPRPAARWEDAFLSGNGTHGAMVSGDPDDDRVIVNHHRLVRPNGSAGARPPELADRLADVQDRLLAGDVTAGEDFTDGRPLLWVQPFHPAFQVRLRRPAREPGEYRREADFTTGVVRSVCGERRSEVFVSRADDVITQYVTAPGPTAEVTLDHRLPGAPADLAVEHGAVPTPEGALLTLCARYPGSDLSYTGITLLLTDGAVRPGPSGVRVEGARSMLLLTRVRRHPGDLDALAELRSLRGLLPRAGRTAKSAGHAHARLLARHTALHRAAYLRVTLDLGADPAERALPGSELVGRPRSPALLERLFAAGRHHLLSASGTLPPRLTGLWTGDWDTAWSGAFTTDANLNLQTASAAAAVLPEVTEAHAALVHAQLPHWRDNARAVFGTRGVLAPAHTDGESGHLYHFSRAYPLHVWSAGADWLLKPLVDHDETYGVRDPRLAAALAETALFYEDFLTRTDEEGHLVIVPSYSPENRPANASWVTVNAAMDLSAARHALRTAAARCPGPDGGRWRALADRLPPHRVNAEGALAEWARPGLLDTYDHRHLSHLYGVWPLDEINPYDTPRLAEAARRALELRGAENDSAHGHLHHALIAARLRDAGRVTDSLGKVLAGDFFHASLMSGHYPGRRVYNADAAHTLPAVLIEALIQSTPRRLVLFPARPAGLPCGVLRGVRTRFGATADLVWTPEGASAVLRPDRSCHVELVTPSGTAPLSLDAGEDRVLTLGPPP from the coding sequence ATGACCGACGAGGACCGCCCCCGCACCCGCGCGGACCGCTCCGGCAGGGGCGGCGGGCGGTACTCCGGCCCCGTCCACGGCACCTGGGAACCCCGGCCCGCCGCCCGCTGGGAGGACGCCTTCCTGAGCGGGAACGGCACCCACGGCGCCATGGTGTCCGGTGATCCGGACGACGACCGGGTCATCGTCAACCATCACCGGCTGGTCCGCCCGAACGGCAGCGCAGGGGCGCGCCCGCCCGAACTCGCCGACCGCCTCGCCGACGTACAGGACCGGCTGCTGGCCGGGGACGTGACGGCCGGGGAGGACTTCACCGACGGCCGGCCGCTGCTGTGGGTCCAGCCCTTCCACCCGGCGTTCCAGGTGCGGCTGCGCCGCCCGGCCCGGGAACCGGGGGAGTACCGGCGCGAGGCCGACTTCACCACGGGGGTGGTCCGTTCCGTGTGCGGTGAGAGGCGCAGCGAGGTCTTCGTCTCGCGCGCCGACGACGTGATCACGCAGTACGTCACCGCTCCCGGCCCCACAGCCGAGGTGACGCTCGACCACCGGCTGCCGGGGGCGCCCGCGGACCTGGCGGTGGAGCACGGAGCCGTCCCCACCCCCGAGGGCGCCCTGCTCACCCTGTGCGCCCGCTATCCGGGCAGCGACCTCTCGTACACCGGGATCACGCTTCTCCTCACGGACGGCGCCGTCCGTCCGGGCCCTTCCGGCGTACGGGTCGAGGGCGCCCGCTCGATGCTGCTGCTCACCCGGGTGCGCCGCCACCCGGGCGACCTGGACGCCCTCGCGGAGCTCCGCTCTCTGCGCGGCCTGCTGCCCCGCGCCGGCCGTACGGCCAAGAGCGCGGGGCACGCCCACGCCCGTCTGCTCGCCCGCCACACCGCCCTGCACCGCGCCGCCTATCTGCGGGTCACCCTCGACCTCGGCGCCGATCCCGCCGAGCGCGCCCTGCCCGGATCGGAGCTGGTCGGGCGGCCGAGGAGCCCGGCCCTGCTGGAACGGCTCTTCGCGGCCGGCCGCCACCACCTGCTGTCGGCCTCCGGGACGCTGCCGCCGCGGCTGACCGGCCTGTGGACCGGCGACTGGGACACCGCGTGGTCCGGGGCGTTCACCACGGACGCCAACCTCAATCTCCAGACGGCGTCGGCCGCCGCGGCCGTCCTCCCCGAGGTCACCGAGGCCCACGCGGCCCTGGTCCACGCCCAGTTGCCGCACTGGCGGGACAACGCGAGAGCGGTCTTCGGCACGCGCGGGGTGCTCGCCCCCGCCCACACCGACGGCGAGTCGGGACACCTGTACCACTTCAGCCGCGCCTACCCGCTGCATGTGTGGAGCGCGGGTGCCGACTGGCTGCTCAAGCCGCTCGTGGACCACGACGAGACCTATGGCGTGCGCGATCCTCGGCTGGCCGCCGCGCTCGCCGAGACCGCGTTGTTCTACGAGGACTTCCTCACCCGGACCGACGAGGAAGGACACCTGGTGATCGTGCCGTCCTACTCGCCGGAGAACCGTCCCGCGAACGCGAGTTGGGTCACCGTCAACGCCGCCATGGACCTCTCGGCGGCCCGGCACGCCCTGCGCACGGCCGCCGCCCGCTGTCCGGGCCCGGACGGCGGGCGATGGCGGGCGCTCGCCGACCGGCTGCCGCCGCACCGGGTCAACGCCGAGGGGGCGCTGGCCGAATGGGCCCGTCCCGGACTCCTCGACACCTACGACCACCGCCATCTCAGCCACCTGTACGGTGTCTGGCCGCTCGACGAGATCAACCCCTACGACACCCCCCGGCTGGCCGAGGCGGCCCGTCGCGCCCTCGAACTGCGCGGCGCCGAGAACGACTCGGCGCACGGCCATCTCCATCACGCCCTGATCGCCGCCCGCCTGCGGGACGCCGGACGCGTGACCGACTCCCTGGGCAAGGTCCTGGCCGGGGACTTCTTCCACGCCTCCCTGATGAGCGGCCACTACCCCGGCCGGCGCGTCTACAACGCCGACGCCGCCCACACGCTGCCCGCCGTCCTCATCGAGGCGCTGATCCAGTCCACACCGCGGCGACTGGTGCTCTTCCCCGCGCGTCCGGCCGGTCTGCCCTGCGGCGTACTCCGGGGCGTCCGCACCCGGTTCGGCGCCACGGCCGACCTGGTCTGGACCCCCGAGGGCGCTTCCGCCGTCCTGCGGCCGGACCGCTCCTGCCACGTCGAGCTCGTGACGCCCTCCGGCACGGCACCCCTGTCCCTGGACGCCGGAGAGGACCGCGTCCTCACCCTGGGGCCGCCGCCCTAG
- a CDS encoding beta-galactosidase encodes MRTRGGTAPEPGRPGPGDATRGRILFGGDYNPEQWPEETWHEDVRLMKEARVNSVTLGVFSWARIEPRPGAREFGWLDRLMDLMHEHGVGVVLATPTSSPPPWMGRLHPETLPRDEEGRTEWWGSRQHFSHSSAVYRRCAAAITEDLAARYASHPALTLWHINNEYCTFDYGDEAAAAFRHWLRNRYGTLEALNTAWGTAFWGQGYDGWHEILPPRHAHYLKNPAQVLDFRRFTSDMLLECYVAERDIVRRHSPGIPVTSNFMPMWVGQDAWRWAGEEDVVSVDLYPDPRDPLGAQHGALVQDMTRSQAAGGPWMLMEQAAGAVNWRGVNHPKPRGLNRLWSLQAVARGADAVCYFQWRQSRQGAEKFHSGMIGHAGEQGRGFREIKRIGSELALLAPRVAGTRVAADIAVLHDWNSWWAAEQDGRLSAEIDCAGLVRAWHRALWEAHLTTAFAHPEHDLSAYRMVVVPQLYLLTDTAIENLLAHARAGGTLVCGFLTGVADEDDRVRPGGMDERLRELFGIRTLHEWWPLEAGEQVACDGFTGTLWSEEIDPDPAAAVEARYRGGELDGMPAVLRRGTVRYLSTLPEPAALRALLAEAADGAGVRPVLDGLPDGVEAVRRGELLFLLNHGRDPVTVEVPGSHRDLLGGALVRDSVRLERLGAAVLAP; translated from the coding sequence ATGCGCACGCGCGGCGGAACCGCTCCGGAGCCCGGCAGGCCGGGTCCGGGCGACGCCACCCGGGGCCGCATCCTGTTCGGCGGCGACTACAACCCCGAGCAGTGGCCCGAGGAGACCTGGCACGAGGACGTCCGGCTGATGAAGGAGGCCCGCGTCAACTCCGTCACGCTCGGTGTCTTCTCCTGGGCCAGGATCGAACCCCGGCCGGGGGCGCGGGAGTTCGGCTGGCTGGACCGGCTGATGGACCTGATGCACGAGCACGGCGTCGGCGTCGTCCTCGCCACCCCCACCTCCTCGCCGCCGCCCTGGATGGGCCGGCTGCACCCCGAGACCCTGCCGAGGGACGAGGAGGGCCGCACCGAATGGTGGGGCTCCCGGCAGCACTTCTCGCACTCCAGCGCCGTCTACCGCCGCTGCGCCGCCGCCATCACCGAGGACCTGGCCGCCCGCTACGCGAGCCACCCCGCCCTCACGCTGTGGCACATCAACAACGAGTACTGCACCTTCGACTACGGCGACGAGGCGGCCGCCGCCTTCCGGCACTGGCTCCGGAACCGGTACGGCACCCTCGAAGCGCTCAACACGGCCTGGGGAACGGCCTTCTGGGGCCAGGGCTACGACGGCTGGCACGAGATCCTGCCGCCGCGTCACGCGCACTACCTGAAGAACCCGGCGCAGGTCCTCGACTTCAGACGCTTCACCTCCGACATGCTTCTGGAGTGTTACGTCGCCGAGCGGGACATCGTGCGCCGTCACAGCCCCGGCATCCCGGTGACCAGCAACTTCATGCCGATGTGGGTCGGCCAGGACGCCTGGCGCTGGGCCGGGGAGGAGGACGTCGTCTCGGTCGACCTCTACCCCGACCCGCGCGACCCCCTCGGCGCACAGCACGGGGCGCTCGTCCAGGACATGACCCGCTCGCAGGCGGCGGGCGGCCCCTGGATGCTCATGGAGCAGGCGGCCGGAGCGGTCAACTGGCGCGGGGTGAACCACCCCAAGCCGCGCGGGCTGAACCGGCTGTGGTCGCTCCAGGCCGTCGCGCGCGGCGCCGACGCCGTCTGCTACTTCCAGTGGCGGCAGTCCCGGCAGGGCGCGGAGAAGTTCCACTCCGGGATGATCGGCCACGCCGGTGAACAGGGCCGCGGCTTCCGGGAGATCAAGCGGATCGGCTCCGAACTCGCCCTCCTCGCACCGCGGGTGGCCGGCACCCGGGTCGCCGCGGACATCGCGGTCCTGCACGACTGGAACTCCTGGTGGGCCGCGGAGCAGGACGGCCGCCTCTCCGCCGAGATCGACTGCGCCGGGCTCGTACGGGCCTGGCACCGCGCCCTGTGGGAGGCCCACCTCACCACCGCGTTCGCCCATCCCGAGCACGACCTGTCCGCGTACCGCATGGTCGTCGTGCCTCAGCTGTACCTGCTCACGGACACCGCGATCGAGAACCTGCTCGCCCACGCGCGCGCCGGCGGCACCCTCGTCTGCGGCTTCCTCACCGGCGTCGCCGACGAGGACGACCGGGTGCGCCCGGGAGGCATGGACGAGCGGCTGCGTGAACTGTTCGGCATCCGCACGCTGCACGAATGGTGGCCGCTGGAGGCGGGCGAGCAGGTGGCGTGCGACGGGTTCACGGGCACGCTCTGGTCCGAGGAGATCGATCCCGACCCCGCCGCGGCCGTCGAGGCGCGGTACCGCGGCGGAGAGCTGGACGGGATGCCCGCCGTGCTCCGCCGCGGCACCGTCCGCTACCTCTCCACCCTCCCCGAACCGGCGGCCCTGCGCGCACTGCTGGCCGAGGCGGCCGACGGCGCGGGCGTCCGGCCTGTGCTCGACGGGCTGCCCGACGGCGTCGAGGCCGTCCGGCGCGGCGAACTGCTCTTCCTGCTCAACCACGGGCGCGACCCGGTGACCGTCGAGGTGCCCGGCAGCCATCGTGACCTGCTCGGCGGCGCGCTCGTGCGGGACTCCGTACGCCTGGAGCGTCTCGGAGCGGCGGTGCTCGCCCCATGA